One Staphylococcus simiae genomic region harbors:
- the mtaB gene encoding tRNA (N(6)-L-threonylcarbamoyladenosine(37)-C(2))-methylthiotransferase MtaB: MSTVAFHTLGCKVNHYETEAIWQLFKEENYERVDFETNADVFVINTCTVTNTGDKKSRQIIRRAIRKNPDAVICVTGCYAQTSSAEIMEIPGVDVVVGTQDRHKLLGYIDEFRKERQPINGVGNIMKNRKYEELDVPYFTDRTRASLKIQEGCNNFCTFCIIPWARGLMRSRDPEKVVEQATQLVDSGYKEIVLTGIHTGGYGQDLKDYNLAQLLRDLETINGLERIRISSIEASQLTDEVIDVLEHSTKVVRHLHIPLQSGSDTVLKRMRRKYTMERFSERLTKLHHALPDLAVTSDVIVGFPGETEEEFQETYDFIVKHKFSELHVFPYSPRIGTPAARMDDQIDEEIKNERVHKLITLSNQLGKEYASKFDQEVLEVIPEEAGEIEGTLVGYADNYMKVQFEGDESLIGQIVKVKITKADYPINIGQVIKVVDHASNKSEREVLV, translated from the coding sequence ATGTCAACAGTTGCGTTCCACACATTAGGTTGTAAAGTGAACCACTATGAAACTGAAGCAATTTGGCAACTATTTAAAGAAGAGAATTATGAACGAGTAGATTTTGAAACAAATGCTGATGTATTTGTTATCAATACTTGTACAGTGACAAACACTGGAGACAAGAAAAGTCGTCAGATTATCCGTAGAGCAATTAGAAAAAATCCTGATGCTGTCATTTGTGTCACAGGTTGTTATGCACAGACATCATCTGCTGAAATTATGGAAATCCCAGGTGTAGACGTAGTAGTGGGGACACAGGATAGACATAAACTTTTAGGATATATTGATGAATTTAGAAAAGAGCGTCAACCAATCAACGGTGTTGGTAACATTATGAAAAATCGTAAATACGAAGAACTCGATGTTCCATATTTCACAGATAGAACACGTGCTTCATTAAAAATACAAGAAGGATGTAATAATTTCTGTACATTTTGTATTATTCCATGGGCACGTGGATTGATGAGATCTAGAGATCCTGAAAAAGTTGTAGAACAAGCTACACAATTAGTTGATTCTGGTTATAAAGAAATCGTACTGACTGGTATCCATACAGGTGGATATGGGCAAGATTTGAAAGATTATAATTTAGCTCAGTTACTACGTGATTTAGAAACTATCAATGGTTTAGAAAGAATTCGAATTTCATCAATTGAAGCAAGTCAACTTACTGATGAAGTCATCGATGTGTTAGAACATTCAACTAAAGTAGTTCGTCATCTGCATATACCGTTACAATCTGGCTCAGATACAGTATTAAAACGTATGAGACGTAAATATACTATGGAACGTTTCTCAGAAAGATTAACAAAATTACATCATGCATTACCAGATTTAGCAGTAACAAGTGATGTAATAGTTGGATTCCCTGGTGAAACTGAGGAAGAATTCCAAGAAACTTATGATTTCATCGTTAAGCATAAATTTTCAGAATTACATGTATTTCCATATTCACCTAGAATTGGAACACCAGCAGCAAGAATGGACGATCAAATAGATGAAGAAATCAAAAATGAACGTGTTCATAAATTGATTACACTTAGTAATCAATTAGGTAAAGAATATGCTTCTAAATTTGATCAAGAAGTTCTTGAAGTTATACCTGAAGAAGCAGGTGAAATAGAAGGAACATTAGTTGGTTATGCAGATAATTATATGAAAGTTCAATTTGAAGGTGATGAATCACTAATTGGACAAATTGTTAAAGTGAAAATTACTAAAGCTGATTATCCTATTAACATAGGCCAAGTGATTAAAGTAGTTGACCATGCATCAAATAAATCAGAGAGAGAAGTATTAGTGTAA
- a CDS encoding NfeD family protein encodes MTKFLAFSIDNDWIKQLSEAIVNPVISLLLTCLVFLGFVYQLYSKHINAAGILSSIALLLLFFGFLVQGDVNLHSVLLFSIGVILVVIELFVVGAVIGLIGMTLITISIITLGDNLLLMLGNVIVALIFTIIEWVILVKIFNRKIPFLDKVILKDSTSSEAGYISQDNRSHLVGKKAQTVTDLRPAGIIFCENERIDAVSDGNFILRNKTVEILEVEGSRVVVRETN; translated from the coding sequence ATGACTAAATTTTTGGCATTTTCTATTGACAACGATTGGATTAAACAATTAAGCGAAGCGATTGTTAATCCAGTAATATCATTACTTCTTACATGTTTAGTATTTTTAGGATTTGTATACCAACTATATTCTAAACATATCAATGCTGCAGGAATTTTATCTTCAATTGCGTTGCTGCTTTTATTTTTTGGATTTTTAGTTCAAGGAGACGTAAATCTTCATTCAGTTTTATTATTTTCTATAGGAGTCATATTAGTAGTTATTGAACTATTTGTTGTTGGAGCTGTCATTGGATTAATTGGAATGACTTTAATAACGATAAGTATCATAACATTAGGAGATAACTTACTTTTAATGCTTGGTAACGTTATTGTAGCTTTGATATTTACAATTATAGAATGGGTGATATTAGTGAAAATATTCAATAGAAAAATTCCATTTTTAGATAAAGTTATTTTAAAAGACTCAACTAGTTCTGAGGCAGGTTACATATCTCAAGATAATCGTTCGCACCTCGTTGGTAAGAAAGCTCAAACAGTTACTGACCTTCGACCAGCTGGCATTATTTTTTGTGAAAATGAAAGAATTGATGCTGTATCTGATGGGAATTTCATCCTTCGTAATAAAACAGTTGAAATTTTAGAAGTTGAAGGTAGTAGAGTTGTTGTAAGAGAAACCAACTAA
- a CDS encoding PhoH family protein → MPGIIQIDNMNQSQALIGNNDEHLKAIEESFDVVIHARGQEIAVKGTNIENVEKAESVLNNLLKVIELGNNITLKDVEAAIKMAHNNTIQHLIDLYEEEITKDAYGKTIRAKTMGQRMYMNAMKNNDLVFGIGPAGTGKTFLAVVYAAQQLRKGNVKRIVLTRPAVEAGESLGFLPGDLKEKVDPYLRPLYDGLNTVLGREQTERFIERGIIEIAPLAYMRGRTLDDAFVILDEAQNTTHAQMKMFLTRLGFGSKMVVTGDQTQIDLPKGVKSGLKEAVNKLHGVKGISILKLDQSDVVRHPLVSKIIQQYEGEG, encoded by the coding sequence ATGCCTGGAATTATACAAATAGACAATATGAATCAATCTCAAGCTTTAATTGGCAATAACGATGAACATTTAAAAGCTATCGAGGAAAGTTTCGATGTTGTCATCCATGCAAGAGGTCAAGAAATTGCTGTAAAAGGTACTAATATAGAGAATGTTGAAAAAGCAGAATCAGTATTAAATAATTTATTGAAAGTGATAGAATTAGGTAATAATATTACTTTAAAAGATGTAGAAGCGGCTATTAAAATGGCTCATAATAATACGATACAACATTTAATAGATTTGTATGAAGAAGAAATTACTAAAGATGCCTATGGAAAAACTATAAGAGCCAAGACAATGGGTCAACGTATGTATATGAATGCCATGAAAAATAATGATTTGGTGTTCGGCATTGGACCAGCAGGTACAGGAAAAACATTCTTAGCTGTAGTATATGCAGCACAACAATTAAGAAAAGGAAATGTTAAACGAATTGTATTAACTAGACCAGCTGTAGAAGCAGGAGAATCACTGGGGTTCCTACCTGGAGATTTAAAAGAAAAAGTAGATCCATACTTAAGACCTTTATATGATGGTTTAAACACAGTTTTAGGTAGAGAACAAACAGAACGTTTTATCGAACGAGGAATTATTGAAATTGCACCCTTAGCTTACATGAGAGGACGTACATTAGATGATGCGTTTGTTATATTAGATGAAGCTCAAAATACAACACATGCCCAAATGAAAATGTTTTTAACTCGACTTGGATTTGGGTCTAAGATGGTTGTGACTGGTGATCAAACACAAATAGATTTACCTAAAGGCGTTAAAAGTGGTTTGAAAGAAGCTGTGAACAAATTACATGGTGTTAAAGGTATTAGTATTTTAAAACTAGATCAAAGCGATGTAGTGAGACATCCTTTAGTAAGTAAAATAATTCAGCAATATGAAGGAGAGGGCTAA
- a CDS encoding diacylglycerol kinase family protein: MKRFKYAFDGLKVLLQKDHKFLLHIFAMIVAIVFGFIFKIDSHEWIFILIAIALVLTVEALNTSIEYVVDLVTTEYHEFAKFAKDIAAFSVLMVSILALVIGLIIFVPYFIALF, encoded by the coding sequence ATGAAACGCTTTAAATATGCCTTTGATGGATTGAAAGTATTATTGCAGAAAGATCACAAATTTTTATTGCATATATTTGCAATGATTGTTGCAATTGTATTTGGTTTTATTTTTAAAATTGATTCACATGAGTGGATATTTATTCTTATAGCCATTGCATTGGTGTTAACTGTTGAAGCATTAAATACTTCAATTGAATATGTCGTAGATTTAGTAACAACTGAATATCATGAATTCGCTAAGTTTGCTAAAGATATTGCAGCATTCAGTGTGCTAATGGTTTCTATTTTGGCTCTAGTCATCGGTTTAATTATATTTGTACCATATTTTATTGCTCTATTTTAG
- a CDS encoding 16S rRNA (uracil(1498)-N(3))-methyltransferase: protein MQRYFINHNADESQRFFITKKEDIHHITNVMRNAIGDNIILTFENQQVYMCEIMSMSNDSIEIKLIEKQNIDTELPIDITICSGLIKADKYEWLIQKATELGAHSFIAVGMDRSIVKLNNTKIEKKIERWQKIIKEAAEQSYRLTIPSIKYQSNLKNIYDTIDYYDYVLVAYEEQAKNGEISHFKQALQQFKPQDKVLVIFGPEGGLSEQEIALLSDASSLIGLGPRILRAETAPLYVLSALSYEKELLG from the coding sequence GTGCAACGTTATTTTATAAACCACAACGCTGATGAAAGTCAGCGTTTTTTTATTACTAAAAAAGAAGATATTCATCATATTACCAATGTTATGAGAAATGCAATTGGTGATAACATTATTTTGACATTTGAAAACCAACAAGTGTATATGTGTGAAATAATGTCAATGTCAAATGATAGCATCGAGATAAAATTAATTGAAAAACAAAATATTGATACAGAACTACCTATAGATATCACTATATGTAGTGGATTAATAAAGGCAGATAAATATGAGTGGTTAATACAAAAAGCAACAGAATTAGGTGCACACTCATTTATTGCAGTAGGTATGGACCGTTCTATTGTTAAATTAAATAATACTAAAATTGAAAAGAAAATAGAACGTTGGCAAAAGATTATTAAAGAGGCAGCAGAACAAAGTTATCGTTTGACTATTCCCTCAATAAAATATCAGTCGAATTTAAAAAATATTTATGATACTATAGATTATTATGACTATGTTCTTGTAGCTTATGAAGAACAGGCCAAAAATGGTGAAATAAGCCATTTTAAACAAGCCTTACAACAATTCAAACCACAGGATAAAGTATTAGTGATATTTGGTCCTGAAGGTGGATTATCAGAACAAGAGATAGCATTATTAAGTGATGCAAGTTCATTAATAGGTTTAGGACCTAGAATTTTACGGGCAGAAACTGCACCACTGTATGTATTAAGTGCACTAAGTTATGAAAAAGAATTATTGGGGTGA
- the prmA gene encoding 50S ribosomal protein L11 methyltransferase, giving the protein MNWTELSIIVNHEVVDLVTNILENNGSNGVVIEDSDDLVNQPEDKFGEIYALKQEDYPASGVRLKAYFNELKFNDHLRQTIYQAILDLPQINEDMLQLSETILEESDWENEWKNYFHPFRASEKFTIVPSWESYSKESNEELCIELDPGMAFGTGDHPTTSMCLKAIEQYVKSTDAVIDVGTGSGILSIACHLLGVKRIKALDIDDMAVNVAKENFAKNHCENDIEAVPGNLLQDETEQFDIVIANILAHIIDEMIEDAYNTLNDGGYFITSGIIKEKYEDIKSHMKRVGFTIISVQHDNGWVCLVGQKVSE; this is encoded by the coding sequence ATGAATTGGACAGAGCTTTCAATTATAGTAAACCATGAAGTTGTAGATTTAGTTACCAATATATTAGAGAATAACGGGTCAAATGGTGTAGTCATTGAAGACTCTGACGACTTAGTAAATCAACCTGAAGATAAATTTGGAGAAATATATGCCTTAAAGCAAGAAGATTACCCAGCTAGTGGTGTGAGATTAAAAGCATATTTTAATGAATTGAAATTTAATGATCATTTACGCCAAACAATTTATCAAGCGATTTTAGATTTACCACAAATAAATGAAGATATGTTACAGCTTTCTGAGACTATATTGGAGGAATCAGACTGGGAAAATGAATGGAAAAATTATTTTCATCCCTTTAGAGCTTCTGAAAAATTCACTATTGTACCTAGTTGGGAAAGTTATTCAAAAGAATCAAATGAAGAATTATGTATTGAATTAGATCCAGGTATGGCTTTTGGAACTGGTGATCATCCAACTACAAGTATGTGTTTAAAGGCAATTGAACAATATGTAAAATCAACAGATGCAGTAATAGATGTTGGAACTGGATCAGGTATATTAAGTATTGCTTGTCATTTATTGGGAGTAAAACGCATTAAAGCATTAGATATTGATGACATGGCAGTGAATGTTGCTAAAGAGAACTTTGCTAAAAATCATTGCGAAAATGATATTGAAGCAGTTCCTGGTAATTTATTACAAGATGAAACTGAACAGTTTGATATTGTAATTGCTAATATTTTAGCGCATATTATTGATGAAATGATAGAAGATGCTTATAATACACTAAATGATGGTGGCTATTTTATTACTTCTGGTATCATAAAAGAGAAGTATGAAGATATTAAATCACATATGAAGCGTGTAGGTTTTACTATTATTTCAGTTCAACATGACAATGGTTGGGTGTGTCTAGTAGGCCAGAAAGTGAGTGAATAA
- the dnaJ gene encoding molecular chaperone DnaJ yields MAKRDYYEVLGVNKDASKDEIKKAYRKLSKKYHPDINKEEGADEKFKEISEAYEVLSDDNKRANYDQFGHDGPQGFGGQGFSGSDFGGFSSFGGGGFEDIFSSFFGGGRQRDPNAPQKGDDLQYTMTLTFEEAVFGTTKEISIRKDVTCHTCDGEGAKPGTSKKTCSYCNGAGHVAVEQNTILGRVRTEQVCPKCQGSGQEFEEPCPTCHGKGTENKTVKLEVTVPEGVDNEQQIRLAGEGSPGVNGGPSGDLYVVFRVKPSDTFKRDGDDIYYKLNISFPQASLGDEVKIPTLNNEVMLTIPAGTQTGKQFRLKEKGIKNVHGYGHGDLYVDIKVLTPTKLTDKQKELMQEFAQISGEDINEQPTNFKDRAKRFFKGE; encoded by the coding sequence GTGGCCAAAAGAGACTATTATGAAGTCTTAGGTGTTAATAAAGATGCCTCAAAAGATGAAATTAAAAAAGCTTATCGTAAACTTTCAAAAAAATATCATCCTGATATTAATAAAGAAGAAGGTGCAGATGAGAAATTTAAAGAGATTTCAGAAGCATATGAAGTATTAAGTGATGATAACAAACGAGCAAACTATGATCAGTTTGGCCATGATGGTCCACAAGGATTTGGTGGTCAAGGATTTAGTGGCTCTGACTTTGGTGGATTTAGCAGCTTTGGTGGTGGCGGTTTCGAAGATATCTTTAGTTCATTCTTTGGTGGAGGTAGACAACGAGACCCTAATGCTCCACAAAAAGGTGATGATCTTCAATATACCATGACATTGACTTTTGAAGAGGCAGTCTTCGGAACTACAAAAGAAATTTCAATACGAAAAGATGTAACTTGTCATACATGTGATGGCGAAGGTGCTAAACCTGGTACTAGCAAAAAAACATGTAGTTATTGTAATGGTGCAGGACATGTTGCTGTTGAACAAAATACAATCTTAGGTAGAGTGAGAACAGAACAAGTATGTCCAAAATGTCAAGGAAGTGGTCAAGAGTTTGAAGAACCTTGTCCAACTTGTCATGGTAAAGGAACAGAGAATAAAACAGTTAAGTTAGAAGTTACGGTACCTGAAGGTGTTGACAACGAACAACAAATTAGATTAGCTGGTGAGGGCTCACCTGGCGTCAATGGTGGACCAAGTGGTGATTTGTATGTTGTATTTAGAGTAAAACCATCAGATACATTTAAACGTGATGGTGATGATATTTATTACAAATTAAATATTAGCTTCCCACAAGCATCATTAGGCGATGAAGTTAAAATTCCAACACTTAACAATGAAGTTATGCTAACAATACCTGCTGGCACACAAACTGGTAAGCAATTTCGTTTGAAAGAAAAAGGAATTAAAAATGTTCATGGATATGGACATGGTGACTTATATGTTGATATCAAAGTACTAACACCTACTAAATTAACAGATAAACAAAAAGAATTAATGCAAGAGTTTGCACAAATTAGTGGGGAAGACATTAATGAGCAACCTACAAATTTTAAAGATAGAGCGAAAAGATTCTTTAAGGGAGAATAA
- the rpsU gene encoding 30S ribosomal protein S21 produces the protein MSKTVVRKNESLEDALRRFKRSVSKSGTIQEVRKREFYEKPSVKRKKKSEAARKRKFK, from the coding sequence ATGTCTAAAACAGTAGTACGTAAAAATGAATCACTTGAAGATGCATTACGTAGATTTAAACGTTCAGTTTCTAAAAGTGGAACAATCCAAGAAGTACGTAAACGTGAGTTTTACGAAAAACCAAGCGTAAAACGTAAAAAGAAATCAGAAGCTGCGCGTAAGCGTAAATTCAAATAA
- the floA gene encoding flotillin-like protein FloA (flotillin-like protein involved in membrane lipid rafts), producing MLSVSFIVIAVIIIVALLILFSFVPIGLWISALAAGVHVGIGTLVGMRLRRVSPRKVIAPLIKAHKAGLVLTTNQLESHYLAGGNVDRVVDANIAAQRADIDLPFERAAAIDLAGRDVLEAVQMSVNPKVIETPFIAGVAMNGIEVKAKARITVRANIARLVGGAGEETIIARVGEGIVSTIGSSEHHTQVLENPDNISKTVLSKGLDSGTAFEILSIDIADVDISKNIGADLQTEQALADKNIAQAKAEERRAMAVATEQEMKARVQEMHAKVVEAESEVPLAMAEALRSGNISVKDYYNLKNIEADTGMRNAINKRTDQNDDETPEQ from the coding sequence ATGTTAAGTGTTAGCTTTATCGTTATAGCGGTTATCATCATAGTCGCATTATTAATTTTATTTTCATTTGTACCTATTGGGTTGTGGATTTCGGCATTAGCAGCGGGAGTTCATGTAGGAATTGGTACATTAGTAGGTATGCGATTACGTCGTGTATCTCCAAGAAAGGTCATTGCACCGTTAATTAAAGCTCATAAAGCTGGCTTGGTACTTACTACAAATCAATTAGAATCACATTATTTAGCTGGTGGTAATGTTGATAGAGTAGTAGATGCTAATATTGCAGCTCAACGTGCTGATATAGATTTACCATTCGAACGCGCAGCTGCAATAGATCTTGCAGGAAGAGATGTATTAGAAGCAGTACAAATGTCAGTTAATCCTAAAGTGATTGAAACACCATTTATCGCTGGTGTTGCAATGAACGGTATTGAAGTTAAAGCTAAAGCTCGTATTACAGTAAGAGCAAATATTGCACGTTTAGTAGGTGGTGCTGGTGAAGAAACTATCATCGCTCGTGTTGGTGAAGGTATCGTTTCTACCATAGGTTCAAGTGAGCATCATACTCAAGTTCTAGAAAATCCAGACAATATCTCTAAAACAGTGTTAAGTAAAGGTTTAGACTCTGGTACAGCATTTGAAATTTTATCAATAGATATTGCTGACGTAGACATAAGTAAAAATATTGGTGCGGATTTACAAACTGAACAAGCATTGGCTGATAAAAATATTGCTCAAGCTAAAGCTGAAGAGAGAAGAGCAATGGCTGTTGCAACTGAACAAGAAATGAAAGCACGTGTTCAAGAAATGCACGCTAAAGTTGTTGAAGCTGAATCAGAAGTACCTCTTGCAATGGCTGAAGCATTGAGATCAGGAAATATTTCAGTTAAGGATTATTACAATTTAAAAAATATTGAAGCAGATACGGGTATGAGAAACGCTATTAATAAGCGAACTGATCAAAATGATGATGAAACACCTGAACAATAA
- a CDS encoding iron transporter, which yields MNIGIIIFVISVIISIITTMRENSHKDRQNQKPPQKTPEDKQPKKGGFFEQIERTFKEISDELNDEEDKKKSKRKIDDTLPPLFDNESTKERKVFTESSKPSPEYQSTMTQSKPSHKDIRNNPRQSMTRDENSEEIKRQLEQSLKDDIKMIRSDIDKEKEKQIALMEKRARNIIEDKYLSERTKRIKLKQLLNSQNVEKNMTHSAFQFDSDEIINGMIWSEVLNKPKRL from the coding sequence ATGAATATCGGTATTATAATTTTTGTCATATCGGTAATCATTTCTATCATTACTACGATGCGTGAAAATAGTCATAAAGATAGACAAAATCAAAAACCACCTCAAAAAACACCTGAAGATAAACAACCTAAAAAAGGTGGTTTCTTTGAACAAATTGAGCGTACATTTAAAGAAATTAGTGATGAGTTAAATGATGAGGAAGATAAAAAGAAATCAAAGCGTAAAATTGATGATACTTTACCCCCATTATTTGATAATGAGTCAACAAAAGAACGTAAAGTTTTTACAGAGTCATCTAAACCTAGTCCGGAATATCAATCTACTATGACACAAAGTAAACCAAGTCATAAAGATATTCGTAATAACCCAAGACAATCTATGACTAGAGATGAAAATTCTGAAGAAATCAAACGTCAATTAGAACAATCACTAAAAGATGACATTAAGATGATACGAAGCGACATTGATAAAGAGAAAGAAAAACAAATTGCTTTAATGGAAAAAAGAGCACGCAATATCATTGAAGATAAATATTTATCTGAACGTACGAAACGCATAAAGTTAAAGCAATTACTAAATTCTCAAAATGTCGAAAAAAATATGACGCATTCAGCATTTCAATTTGATAGTGATGAAATTATTAATGGCATGATATGGTCAGAAGTTCTTAATAAACCAAAACGATTATAA
- the ybeY gene encoding rRNA maturation RNase YbeY yields the protein MFTIDFSDHTNLVKEAWYHQIEELLNFAKQQEHIDEEAELSVTFVDKEEIQTINRTYRDKDKVTDVISFALEEDEPEIDFNDFDIPRVLGDIIICTDVAQEQADNYGHSFERELGFLALHGFLHLLGYDHMTTEDERQMFGRQDAILNAYGLTRDA from the coding sequence ATGTTTACTATTGATTTTAGTGACCATACTAACTTAGTAAAAGAAGCGTGGTACCATCAAATTGAAGAGTTATTGAATTTTGCTAAACAACAAGAACATATTGATGAAGAAGCTGAATTATCAGTAACTTTTGTAGATAAAGAAGAAATACAAACAATCAATCGTACTTATCGCGATAAAGATAAAGTGACTGATGTCATTTCATTTGCTTTAGAAGAAGATGAACCAGAAATTGATTTTAATGATTTTGATATTCCTAGAGTTCTTGGCGATATTATTATATGCACAGATGTTGCCCAAGAACAGGCAGATAATTATGGACACTCATTTGAACGTGAATTAGGATTTTTAGCACTTCATGGATTTCTGCATTTACTAGGATATGATCACATGACTACAGAAGATGAACGACAAATGTTTGGTCGCCAAGATGCTATATTAAACGCTTACGGTTTAACGAGAGATGCATAA
- the cdd gene encoding cytidine deaminase yields the protein MSYQPHYFQEVRKAQQEAYAPYSNFKVGAYLKAKDGRTFYGVNVENASYPLSICAERSSLVAAISQGYRPGDFESMTVTVDADEPSSPCGACRQVLKELCDDDMPIYMTNHQGDVVTMTVEELLPFGFSGKDLK from the coding sequence ATGAGTTATCAACCACATTATTTTCAAGAAGTAAGAAAAGCTCAACAGGAAGCTTATGCGCCATATAGTAATTTTAAAGTAGGTGCTTACTTAAAAGCTAAAGATGGTAGAACATTTTACGGCGTTAATGTCGAGAATGCTTCATATCCATTATCGATTTGTGCGGAGAGATCAAGTTTAGTTGCAGCGATATCGCAAGGTTATCGACCAGGTGACTTTGAATCAATGACAGTGACCGTCGATGCTGATGAGCCGTCTTCACCATGTGGCGCGTGCAGACAGGTGTTGAAAGAATTATGTGATGATGATATGCCTATCTATATGACTAATCATCAAGGTGATGTTGTAACAATGACTGTAGAAGAATTATTACCATTTGGATTTTCAGGAAAGGATTTAAAATAG